A window from Drosophila nasuta strain 15112-1781.00 chromosome 3, ASM2355853v1, whole genome shotgun sequence encodes these proteins:
- the LOC132793127 gene encoding leucine-rich repeat and fibronectin type III domain-containing protein 1-like protein — protein sequence MLNLSGNNIAVLKSAHFAGLTSLRHLHLQSNDKMELKGHTFATLKQLETLDLSHIGLDILDPHLFGYNQEGTEKPLLSYPLWKSSI from the exons ATGCTGAATTTATCTGGCAATAATATTGCCGTTTTGAAGAGTGCTCACTTTGCAGGTCTTACTTCGTTAcgccatttgcatttgcagtcaAACGATAAAATGGAGCTAAAAGGACACACCTTTGCAACACTCAAGCAACTGGAGACGCTCGACTTGTCCCACATTGGTCTCGATATTCTGGATCCGCATCTCTTCGGCTACAATCAGGAGGGCACAGAAA AGCCTTTGCTAAGTTATCCTCTTTGGAAGAGCTCTATCTGA
- the LOC132792878 gene encoding protein artichoke-like, with amino-acid sequence MTVAWNNWRSHIFPFIRRSTRSKSTTISSNLSQKIFFENLFNLVIVHFEHNALTHLELPHMTYLRELYLGHNKLADFTFSDCPRLELLYLNDNQLTQLDSTSFQQLPELLELQLSGNLITEIGADTFQSLIKLRTLNLSRNALTSLPADVFGSSVQQFALQQLDLSHNNINVLFENQFELLAGLQMLNLSGNNIAVLKSAHFAGLTSLRHLHLQSNDKMELKGHTFATLKQLETLDLSHIGLDILDPHLFGYNQEGTESIYDYLPMAHMRKLNLSSNNLQHLHPRAFAKLSSLEELYLSNNALRVLPEGLFVPIQNLKKLDVSYNQFAEISSDVINSLNNITDLHIDNNRLTFLPNLNGKLRNVKVFRVSLSFGEQPDEVLQWEVSSLQEIARIESLSSIPLLTIIINNTDTELIIEAANFTLPNLVGIDLHVPRLELRNGAFANLPGLWWINMNDCGLEQLEKSYFTIHPEIHAIESNDKMELKGHTFATLKQLETLDLSHIGLDILDPHLFGYNQEGTESIYDYLPMAHMRKLNLSSNNLQHLHPRAFAKLSSLEELYLSNNALRVLPEGLFVPIQNLKKLDVSYNQFAEISSDVINSLNNITDLHIDNNRLTFLPNLNGKLRNVKVFREVSSLQEIARIESLSSIPLLTIIINNTDTELIIEAANFTLPNLVGIDLHVPRLELRNGAFANLPGLWWINMNDCGLEQLEKSYFTIHPEIHAIEVSHNKLKFISKDFFENLIHLVMVHLDHNSLTYLELPHMKSLRELYLGHNKLADFTFSYCRRLELLYLNDNQLTHLDSTSFQQLHEVLELQLSGNLITEIGADTFQSLIRLRTLNLSRNALTSLPADVFGSSEQQFALQQLDLSHNNINVLFENQFELLGGLQLLDLSGNKIATLKSAYFSGLHLQKLNVDHNLFPEITSDVLESLNNITDLLINNNQTFLHKLN; translated from the exons ATGACTGTGGCTTGGAACAACTGGAGAAGTCATATTTTCCCATTCATCCGGAGATCCACGCGATCGAAGTCAACCACAATAAGCTCAAATTTATCtcaaaagattttttttgAGAATCTGTTCAATTTGGTTATTGTTCATTTCGAACATAATGCTCTGACTCATCTGGAGTTGCCGCACATGACTTATCTGAGAGAACTTTACCTTGGACATAATAAATTGGCTGATTTCACCTTTAGTGATTGTCCACGCTTGGAACTACTCTACCTCAACGACAATCAACTCACACAG CTGGATTCCACTTCTTTCCAACAATTACCCGAATTATTGGAGCTGCAGCTGAGTGGAAATTTGATAACTGAGATTGGCGCGGATACCTTCCAGTCACTGATAAAACTTCGCACTCTAAATCTCTCGAGGAATGCATTGACTTCACTTCCGGCAGATGTTTTTGGCTCATCTGTACAGCAATTCGCACTGCAACAATTGGATCTCTCTCACAATAACATTAATGTGCTCTTCGAAAACCAATTCGAATTGTTGGCTGGACTTCAGATGCTGAATTTATCTGGCAATAATATTGCCGTTTTGAAGAGTGCTCACTTTGCAGGTCTTACTTCGTTAcgccatttgcatttgcagtcaAACGATAAAATGGAGCTAAAAGGACACACCTTTGCAACACTCAAGCAACTGGAGACGCTCGACTTGTCCCACATTGGTCTCGATATTCTGGATCCGCATCTCTTCGGCTACAATCAGGAGGGCACAGAAAGTATCTACGATTACTTGCCAATGGCTCACATGCGTAAGCTTAATCTAAGTAGCAATAATCTCCAACATCTGCACCCTAGAGCCTTTGCTAAGTTATCCTCTTTGGAAGAGCTCTATCTGAGCAACAATGCATTGCGTGTGCTTCCTGAGGGCCTGTTTGTTCCTATACAAAATCTGAAGAAGCTGGACGTGAGTTACAATCAATTTGCGGAGATAAGCAGCGATGTTATAAACAGCCTGAACAACATCACCGATCTGCATATTGACAACAATCGGCTAACTTTTCTGCCCAATCTGAATGGAAAGCTGCGAAATGTGAAAGTGTTCAGAGTGAGCTTGAGTTTCGGCGAACAACCAGATGAGGTGCTGCAATGG GAAGTGAGCAGTCTACAGGAAATAGCTAGAATTGAATCTTTATCCTCAATACCACTACTAACTATCATCATCAATAACACGGACACAGAGCTAATCATTGAAGCAGCCAACTTTACTCTTCCCAATTTGGTGGGTATCGATCTGCATGTGCCACGCTTAGAACTCCGCAATGGCGCCTTTGCCAATCTCCCTGGTCTGTGGTGGATCAATATGAATGACTGTGGCTTGGAACAACTGGAGAAGTCATATTTTACCATTCATCCGGAGATCCACGCGATCGAA tcaAACGATAAAATGGAGCTAAAAGGACACACCTTTGCAACACTCAAGCAACTGGAGACGCTCGACTTGTCCCACATTGGTCTCGATATTCTGGATCCGCATCTCTTCGGCTACAATCAGGAGGGCACAGAAAGTATCTACGATTACTTGCCAATGGCTCACATGCGTAAGCTTAATCTAAGTAGCAATAATCTCCAACATCTGCACCCTAGAGCCTTTGCTAAGTTATCCTCTTTGGAAGAGCTCTATCTGAGCAACAATGCATTGCGTGTGCTTCCTGAGGGCCTGTTTGTTCCTATACAAAATCTGAAGAAGCTGGACGTGAGTTACAATCAATTTGCGGAGATAAGCAGCGATGTTATAAACAGCCTGAACAACATCACCGATCTGCATATTGACAACAATCGGCTAACTTTTCTGCCCAATCTGAATGGAAAGCTGCGAAATGTGAAAGTGTTCAGA GAAGTGAGCAGTCTACAGGAAATAGCTAGAATTGAATCTTTATCCTCAATACCACTACTAACTATCATCATCAATAACACGGACACAGAGCTAATCATTGAAGCAGCCAACTTTACTCTTCCCAATTTGGTGGGTATCGATCTGCATGTGCCACGCTTAGAACTCCGCAATGGCGCCTTTGCCAATCTCCCTGGTCTGTGGTGGATCAATATGAATGACTGTGGCTTGGAACAACTGGAGAAGTCATATTTTACCATTCATCCGGAGATCCACGCGATCGAAGTCAGCCACAATAAGCTCAAATTTATCTCAAAAGATTTTTTCGAGAATCTGATCCATTTGGTTATGGTTCATTTGGATCATAATTCTCTGACTTATCTGGAGTTGCCGCACATGAAAAGTCTGAGAGAACTTTACCTTGGACATAATAAATTGGCCGATTTCACCTTTAGTTATTGTCGACGCTTGGAACTACTCTACCTCAACGACAATCAACTCACTCAC CTGGATTCCACTTCTTTCCAACAATTACACGAAGTATTGGAACTGCAGCTGAGTGGAAATTTGATTACTGAGATTGGCGCGGATACCTTCCAGTCACTGATAAGACTGCGCACTCTAAATCTCTCGAGGAATGCATTGACTTCACTTCCGGCAGATGTTTTTGGCTCATCTGAACAGCAATTCGCACTGCAACAATTGGATCTCTCTCACAACAACATTAATGTGCTCTTCGAAAACCAATTCGAATTGTTGGGTGGACTCCAGTTGCTGGATTTATCCGGCAATAAAATCGCCACTCTGAAGAGTGCTTACTTTTCAGGCCTGCATTTGCAGAAGCTGAATGTGGATCACAATCTATTTCCGGAGATAACCAGCGATGTTCTGGAGAGTCTAAACAACATCACAGATCTGCTTATTAACAACAATCAAACTTTTctgcacaaattgaattag